A section of the Citrobacter farmeri genome encodes:
- a CDS encoding DUF2339 domain-containing protein, translating into MDDLLILGCVFLFFALVVVPILSIVAFNRSSAMRGELARLRQRVEDLEQRGVVASVVAPTAAASVQPAETVMETEPAPIPVVVTEPEPKPKPTPVNPWREHTPQNAAIADTVIEKASPDAGVQPSAFGGVMSSLVRWFMQGNPLAKLGILLLFLGLSFLLRYTVEHSLFPLELRLVAAALFAIVLLAIGWRLRRKQPVYALILQGGATGALYLTVFGAFRLWQMLPMTLAFVLLVVICAASVGLAILQKALSLAMLASLGGYLAPLLLSTGSGNYVALFSFYLLLSVGILAISVWQHWRELNLLGLIFTFGVGGLWGVNDYQPAFYLNCQLFLVANILLFGVLSVALSLRSQAKGKQIIDGVLLFAPPLIGFGMQYAITRHWEYGPALSALGYGGFYLVLAWLALRRYPSLGRPLVLAALALGGAFTTLAIPLALSAQWTSMAWALEGLGILWLGVQQQQRRMSYSGTALLVLALGSALWSQVNGTTALSLMLIFAVLSICWLAGAWLWRKIHQRGSMGLLAGGVIFWIVALAGAAQWLLTTDSQVMAGVLALMAVSVWGWRFAAARLTWQALDACKWLLWPMMLVALLYQISQQQIFAAGWQNLAWCLALPAAVALLWRDAEALPPRLSRLVHLSFFWMIQLALAAELFWFARDLPWGMAAWGSGVAMAAGGVLIFLVSMAVRRQFWPFRVWPALYACQALIPVAAALAALLVITNLQDGVIYRQTYLPLINPLEEGAAFALLGLIVIYRASLRFFPVQLSVCRPWPVVALIALGFWWLNGMLLRALAWYGDVAWSVEALWHSRLIQTCFALFWMLAALVVMLRATRYRSRREWLCGAVLLGIVIVKLMLVDSAGGGGLARAVAFIGVAILVLIIGYFSPLPPKAGEEK; encoded by the coding sequence ATGGACGACCTTTTAATCCTTGGCTGCGTCTTTTTGTTCTTCGCGCTGGTGGTGGTGCCCATTCTGTCGATTGTCGCCTTCAATCGCAGTTCGGCGATGCGCGGTGAACTTGCCCGGTTACGCCAACGGGTTGAAGACCTGGAACAGCGCGGCGTCGTTGCATCTGTGGTAGCACCGACGGCAGCGGCATCAGTTCAGCCCGCAGAGACGGTTATGGAGACTGAGCCGGCCCCGATCCCGGTGGTGGTGACAGAACCTGAACCCAAACCCAAACCGACGCCGGTTAATCCCTGGCGCGAGCATACGCCGCAGAATGCGGCAATCGCCGATACCGTCATCGAAAAAGCGTCCCCTGACGCTGGCGTACAACCCTCTGCCTTTGGCGGCGTGATGTCGTCCCTGGTGCGCTGGTTTATGCAGGGCAACCCGCTGGCAAAACTGGGTATTCTGCTTCTCTTCCTGGGCCTCTCTTTCTTGCTGCGTTATACGGTCGAGCACTCCTTGTTCCCGCTTGAACTGCGCCTGGTTGCGGCGGCGCTGTTTGCTATTGTCCTGCTGGCGATAGGCTGGCGTCTGCGGCGTAAACAGCCGGTTTATGCCCTCATTTTGCAGGGCGGGGCGACAGGTGCGCTCTATCTCACCGTTTTTGGTGCATTCCGCCTCTGGCAGATGCTGCCGATGACGCTGGCTTTTGTCCTGTTGGTGGTCATTTGCGCGGCGAGCGTGGGGCTGGCAATTCTGCAAAAAGCGCTCAGTCTGGCGATGCTGGCGAGTCTTGGCGGCTATCTTGCTCCACTGTTGCTTTCGACGGGAAGCGGCAACTATGTGGCGCTATTCTCCTTCTATCTGTTGCTGTCGGTCGGCATTCTGGCGATCAGCGTCTGGCAACACTGGCGCGAGCTTAATCTGCTCGGGCTGATCTTTACCTTCGGTGTGGGTGGTCTCTGGGGAGTGAATGACTATCAGCCGGCGTTTTACCTGAACTGCCAGCTATTCCTGGTTGCCAATATTCTGCTTTTTGGCGTGCTGAGTGTGGCGCTGTCGCTGCGATCGCAGGCGAAGGGCAAACAGATTATTGATGGGGTGCTGCTGTTTGCGCCGCCGCTCATTGGCTTTGGAATGCAGTACGCTATTACCCGCCATTGGGAATATGGACCCGCGCTTAGTGCCCTGGGCTACGGCGGTTTTTATCTGGTGCTGGCATGGCTGGCATTACGCCGCTATCCGTCGCTGGGGCGTCCGTTGGTATTGGCCGCGCTGGCGCTGGGCGGCGCGTTTACCACTCTTGCGATCCCGTTGGCGCTGTCGGCCCAGTGGACGTCCATGGCCTGGGCGCTGGAAGGGCTGGGGATTTTGTGGCTGGGTGTGCAACAGCAGCAGCGACGCATGAGTTACAGCGGTACCGCGCTGTTGGTGCTGGCGCTCGGCAGTGCGCTATGGTCGCAGGTGAACGGCACGACCGCGCTTTCACTGATGCTGATCTTTGCCGTCCTTAGCATCTGCTGGCTGGCCGGGGCGTGGCTGTGGCGTAAGATTCATCAGCGCGGCAGCATGGGACTGCTTGCGGGCGGGGTGATTTTCTGGATTGTGGCGCTCGCTGGGGCAGCGCAGTGGCTGCTGACCACCGATTCACAGGTGATGGCGGGCGTGCTCGCGCTGATGGCGGTGTCGGTCTGGGGCTGGCGATTTGCCGCCGCGCGCCTGACGTGGCAGGCGCTGGATGCATGCAAATGGTTACTGTGGCCGATGATGCTGGTGGCGCTGCTGTATCAGATTTCTCAGCAGCAGATTTTTGCTGCCGGCTGGCAGAATCTGGCCTGGTGTCTGGCGTTACCGGCTGCGGTGGCGTTGCTCTGGCGCGATGCTGAAGCATTGCCGCCACGTCTGTCCAGACTGGTGCATCTCTCGTTCTTCTGGATGATTCAGTTGGCGCTGGCGGCGGAACTGTTCTGGTTTGCCCGCGATCTGCCGTGGGGAATGGCGGCCTGGGGAAGTGGTGTGGCAATGGCGGCAGGCGGGGTGTTGATTTTCCTCGTCTCAATGGCCGTTCGTCGCCAGTTCTGGCCGTTTCGCGTCTGGCCTGCGCTGTACGCCTGTCAGGCCCTGATTCCCGTCGCGGCGGCGCTGGCCGCTCTGTTAGTGATAACGAATTTGCAGGACGGCGTGATCTATCGTCAGACATATCTGCCGCTGATCAATCCGCTGGAAGAGGGGGCGGCTTTTGCACTGCTGGGATTGATAGTGATTTATCGCGCTTCCCTGCGCTTTTTCCCGGTGCAGCTATCGGTATGTCGCCCATGGCCTGTGGTTGCGCTGATAGCGCTCGGTTTCTGGTGGCTGAATGGGATGCTGTTACGCGCGTTGGCCTGGTATGGCGACGTGGCGTGGAGCGTGGAAGCGCTGTGGCATTCGCGGCTAATTCAGACCTGTTTTGCCCTGTTCTGGATGCTGGCGGCACTGGTGGTGATGCTGCGCGCGACCCGCTATCGCTCTCGTCGCGAATGGCTGTGTGGGGCAGTATTGCTGGGGATTGTGATTGTGAAACTGATGCTGGTGGACAGCGCGGGTGGCGGTGGCCTGGCGCGCGCGGTCGCATTTATCGGTGTGGCTATACTGGTGCTCATTATCGGGTATTTTTCACCGTTACCGCCCAAAGCTGGAGAAGAAAAATGA
- a CDS encoding amidohydrolase, whose protein sequence is MSQTASLILTHGKIHTLDSHSPQADAVAIKDGKILATGTHDQVMRFAADGTQVVDLKGHTVIPGLNDSHLHLIRGGLNYNLELRWEGVPSLADALRMLKEQADRTPSPQWVRVVGGWSEFQFAERRMPTLEELNEAAPDTPVFVLHLYDRALLNRAALKAVGYTKATPDPAGGEIVRDGNGNPTGMLIAKPNAMILYSTLAKGPKLPLEMQVNSTRQFMRELNRLGLTSAIDAGGGFQNYPEDYEIIEQLHANNQMTVRIAYNLFTQRPKQELDDFERWTDMLKPGQGTDFYRANGAGEMLVFSAADFEDFLQPRPDLPEGMEDELERVVRHLVEHRWPFRLHATYDESISRMLDVFEKVNRDIPFNGLHWFFDHAETISERNIDRVKALGGGIAVQHRMAFQGEYFIDRYGKEAVKHTPPVAKMLAAEVPVGLGTDATRVASYNPWTALYWLVSGRTVGGTAMYDDNNRLPRDVALELWTAGSAWFSSEQGKKGRIAKDQLADLVVLSKDYFSVTEEEIKGIESVMTIVDGKVVYAAGQFTPLAPPAIPVVPDWSPVVNVPGHYRSAPPTAAKVGAVVQMHQCCGSCGVHGHQHDIARQSGIPVSDDRAFWGALGCSCFAF, encoded by the coding sequence ATGTCTCAAACTGCCTCATTGATTCTGACCCACGGAAAAATACATACCCTCGACAGTCACAGCCCGCAGGCCGACGCCGTGGCAATCAAGGATGGAAAAATTCTCGCCACGGGAACGCACGATCAGGTGATGCGTTTTGCCGCTGACGGTACGCAGGTGGTGGATCTGAAAGGTCACACTGTGATTCCGGGGCTTAATGATTCCCACCTGCATCTGATCCGTGGTGGGTTGAATTACAACCTTGAGCTGCGCTGGGAAGGGGTGCCCTCTCTGGCCGATGCGCTGCGTATGCTGAAAGAACAGGCTGACCGCACCCCGTCGCCGCAGTGGGTTCGCGTGGTCGGCGGCTGGAGCGAATTTCAGTTTGCCGAACGACGGATGCCGACGCTGGAAGAGCTCAATGAAGCTGCGCCGGATACCCCCGTTTTCGTTCTGCATCTGTACGATCGCGCGCTATTAAACCGTGCGGCGCTGAAAGCCGTGGGATACACCAAAGCGACGCCCGATCCGGCGGGCGGCGAGATCGTTCGCGATGGCAATGGTAATCCCACCGGGATGCTGATCGCCAAACCGAACGCCATGATCCTCTATTCGACGCTGGCCAAAGGGCCGAAGCTTCCGCTGGAAATGCAGGTGAACTCCACCCGCCAGTTTATGCGCGAACTGAATCGTCTCGGGCTGACCAGCGCCATCGATGCCGGTGGTGGCTTTCAGAACTACCCGGAAGATTACGAGATCATCGAGCAGTTGCATGCCAACAACCAGATGACGGTGCGTATTGCCTATAACCTGTTTACCCAGCGACCGAAGCAGGAGTTGGACGATTTCGAGCGCTGGACCGATATGCTTAAGCCGGGGCAGGGGACCGATTTCTATCGTGCGAACGGGGCCGGGGAGATGCTGGTCTTCTCCGCCGCGGACTTCGAAGATTTCCTGCAACCGCGTCCGGATTTGCCGGAAGGGATGGAGGATGAGCTGGAGCGTGTAGTGCGCCATCTGGTGGAGCACCGCTGGCCGTTCCGTCTGCACGCCACTTATGATGAGTCCATTAGTCGGATGCTGGATGTATTCGAGAAAGTGAACCGTGATATTCCGTTCAATGGGCTGCACTGGTTCTTCGATCACGCTGAAACCATCAGCGAGCGCAATATCGATCGTGTGAAAGCGCTGGGCGGCGGCATAGCGGTGCAGCATCGCATGGCGTTCCAGGGCGAATATTTTATCGACCGCTACGGGAAAGAGGCGGTGAAACATACGCCGCCGGTGGCGAAAATGTTGGCCGCTGAGGTGCCGGTGGGACTAGGAACGGATGCCACCCGCGTCGCCAGCTATAACCCATGGACGGCGCTGTACTGGTTGGTTTCCGGGCGGACGGTCGGCGGGACGGCGATGTATGACGACAACAACCGTCTGCCGCGCGATGTGGCGTTAGAACTGTGGACGGCGGGAAGCGCGTGGTTTTCCAGCGAGCAGGGTAAAAAAGGGCGCATTGCCAAAGATCAACTGGCCGACCTGGTGGTGCTGTCAAAAGACTACTTCAGCGTGACGGAAGAGGAGATCAAAGGCATTGAGTCGGTGATGACGATTGTCGATGGCAAAGTGGTGTATGCCGCCGGTCAGTTCACGCCGCTGGCGCCGCCGGCGATTCCGGTCGTACCGGACTGGTCTCCGGTCGTGAACGTTCCGGGACACTACCGCTCGGCACCGCCGACCGCGGCGAAAGTGGGCGCGGTGGTGCAGATGCACCAGTGCTGCGGCAGTTGCGGTGTGCATGGTCATCAGCATGATATTGCACGCCAGTCGGGGATCCCGGTGTCTGACGACCGGGCTTTCTGGGGGGCGCTCGGCTGCTCGTGCTTCGCGTTTTAA
- a CDS encoding antibiotic biosynthesis monooxygenase, with protein MAQNTHVTLVITHTLQPNQAERYALWLEKIMPVAASFPGHLGANVIRPTDGQNLWNIIIRFDTLEHLYHWTQSDTRRLLVEEIAPLLAEGDKTEIHTEAAFWFTPPAPHVRQPLRWKQFLITLLVIFPSTNLVPWLTGMLLPSLKGTLLLHLINDACVVALVVWLWMPIVTRLFAGWLKKA; from the coding sequence ATGGCGCAGAATACACATGTGACGTTGGTGATTACGCATACGCTGCAGCCCAACCAGGCGGAGCGTTACGCGCTCTGGCTGGAAAAAATTATGCCCGTTGCCGCCTCGTTTCCCGGTCATCTCGGAGCGAATGTGATTCGTCCGACGGATGGGCAGAATCTGTGGAACATCATTATTCGCTTCGACACGCTCGAGCATCTTTATCACTGGACGCAGTCGGATACGCGGCGGCTTCTGGTTGAGGAGATTGCTCCACTGTTGGCGGAAGGCGATAAAACCGAGATCCACACCGAAGCGGCATTCTGGTTTACGCCTCCCGCTCCGCATGTTCGTCAACCGTTACGCTGGAAACAGTTTCTGATCACCCTGCTGGTTATCTTCCCCAGCACCAATCTGGTGCCGTGGCTGACCGGCATGTTATTGCCTTCGCTGAAGGGAACGCTATTACTGCATCTGATTAACGATGCCTGTGTGGTTGCGCTGGTGGTCTGGTTGTGGATGCCCATCGTGACCCGTTTGTTTGCCGGCTGGCTGAAAAAAGCCTGA
- a CDS encoding hydrolase gives MSIRELINPSNSTLIFIDHQPQMAFGVANIDRQTLKNNTVALAKAGKIFNVPVIYTSVETKSFSGYIWPELLAVHPDVKPIERTSMNSWEDAAFVKAVAATGRKKLIISALWTEVCLTFPALMALEAGYEVYVVTDTSGGTSVDAHERAIDRMVQAGAVPVTWQQVLLEYQRDWSRKETYDAVMDLVREHSGAYGMGVDYAYTLVHGAPERKA, from the coding sequence ATGTCTATTCGGGAACTGATTAATCCATCAAACTCGACGCTCATTTTTATTGACCATCAGCCGCAAATGGCATTTGGCGTAGCTAATATTGATCGCCAGACGCTGAAAAATAATACGGTTGCACTGGCGAAAGCAGGCAAAATATTTAATGTGCCGGTCATTTATACTTCGGTCGAAACAAAAAGTTTTAGTGGTTACATCTGGCCTGAGTTACTGGCTGTCCACCCGGATGTGAAACCTATCGAACGTACCTCCATGAACTCCTGGGAAGACGCGGCATTTGTGAAAGCCGTGGCGGCGACCGGGCGTAAGAAACTGATTATCTCTGCGTTATGGACTGAAGTGTGCCTGACCTTCCCGGCGCTGATGGCGCTGGAAGCCGGTTACGAAGTGTATGTCGTAACAGACACCTCCGGCGGCACCTCCGTTGATGCGCATGAGCGTGCCATCGACCGTATGGTACAGGCCGGTGCTGTACCGGTGACCTGGCAGCAGGTTCTGCTGGAGTACCAGCGTGACTGGTCGCGTAAAGAGACCTATGACGCAGTAATGGATCTGGTGCGTGAACACAGCGGCGCCTACGGCATGGGTGTGGATTACGCCTACACCCTGGTGCATGGCGCACCGGAACGCAAAGCATAA
- a CDS encoding LysR family transcriptional regulator, translating into MRINLDVLLILDAIDKYGTFAAAAESLFKTPAALSYMIQKLEKDLNIELLDRSGHRAKFTDTGLMMLEKGRLLLSAAKDLEKQALQLSSGWEKELVIALDVSFPFEVLFPLIDAFHALNKQTRLKFSYHTLAGSWEELTHNGADIILGAINEPPTSAAWSYKMLGTLDNVFVVAPAHPLAAIADKLTNEQLCLHRAIVISDSARFCHPMQTNLMDEQPQIHVDDFHSKVALLRAGMGCGFLPRHIASPWLATGELVEKSVISFREKDVAYMAWRDGRNGLAHRWWRKALLENPNIARLYQ; encoded by the coding sequence ATGCGCATTAATCTGGACGTTCTGCTTATCCTGGACGCCATCGACAAATACGGTACTTTTGCCGCCGCAGCCGAATCGTTGTTTAAAACGCCCGCGGCACTCAGCTATATGATCCAGAAGCTGGAAAAAGACCTGAACATCGAACTGCTTGACCGCTCCGGGCATCGGGCCAAATTCACCGATACGGGACTGATGATGCTGGAAAAGGGGCGTTTGCTGCTCAGTGCGGCAAAAGATCTGGAAAAGCAGGCGTTGCAGTTGAGCTCCGGCTGGGAGAAAGAGCTGGTCATTGCGCTGGATGTTTCCTTTCCCTTTGAGGTGCTATTCCCCCTTATTGATGCTTTTCACGCGCTGAACAAACAGACGCGACTTAAATTTTCGTACCACACGCTGGCTGGGTCATGGGAAGAGTTAACGCATAATGGCGCGGATATCATTCTTGGCGCGATTAACGAACCACCGACCTCCGCCGCGTGGTCCTACAAAATGTTAGGCACCCTGGATAATGTTTTTGTGGTGGCGCCCGCGCATCCGCTGGCCGCAATCGCTGACAAACTGACGAATGAACAACTTTGCCTGCACCGTGCCATTGTTATCAGCGACAGCGCGCGCTTTTGTCATCCGATGCAAACTAATCTGATGGACGAACAGCCGCAGATTCATGTCGACGATTTTCATAGCAAAGTGGCGCTGCTTCGCGCCGGGATGGGCTGCGGGTTTCTTCCACGGCATATCGCCAGCCCGTGGCTTGCCACGGGCGAACTGGTCGAAAAAAGCGTCATCTCTTTTCGCGAAAAAGATGTCGCTTATATGGCATGGCGCGATGGCCGAAACGGGCTGGCGCATCGTTGGTGGCGAAAAGCGCTGCTTGAAAACCCCAACATCGCGCGACTGTATCAGTGA
- the malZ gene encoding maltodextrin glucosidase, whose protein sequence is MLNAWHLPVAPFVKQNKDQLTITLWLTGENLPQRVTLRAENDNEETALAMRKLRTQPSPGVTAWRAAIDLRCGQPRRRYSFKLLWLDRQLWFTPQGFSRFPPARLEQFAVDAPDSGPQWVADQIFYQIFPDRFARSSSRDIQQDKVYYHHAAGQEIVLREWDEPLTAQAGGSTFYGGDLDGISEKLPYLKKLGVTALYLNPIFTAPSVHKYDTEDYRHVDPQFGGDSALMRLRLKTQQQGMRLVLDGVFNHSGDSHAWFDRHQRGSGGACHYPDSPWRDWYSFSPDGVALDWLGYSSLPKLDYQSESLVNEMYRGEDSIVRHWLKAPWNMDGWRLDVVHMLGEAGGARHNLQHVAGITRAAKETQPEAYVFGEHFGDARQWLQADAEDAAMNYRGFTFPLWGFLANTDISYDPQQIDAQTCMAWMENYRAGLSHQQQLRMFNQLDSHDTARFKSLLGKDVARLPLAVVWLFSWPGVPCIYYGDEVGLDGDNDPFCRKTFPWQAERQDAALLALYHRMAKLRHSILALRYGGCQVLYAEDNVVVFLRVHQQQRVLVAINRGEACEVVLPASPLLNVTQWCCKEGKGQLSDSILTLPAISATLWLNH, encoded by the coding sequence ATGTTGAATGCCTGGCACCTACCGGTTGCCCCATTTGTTAAGCAAAACAAAGACCAACTGACCATTACGCTCTGGCTGACGGGGGAGAATCTGCCGCAGCGCGTCACGCTACGTGCGGAAAATGACAACGAAGAAACCGCGCTGGCGATGCGCAAACTGCGCACGCAACCGTCTCCGGGCGTGACGGCCTGGCGTGCGGCGATTGATCTTCGTTGCGGACAGCCACGTCGTCGCTACAGTTTCAAGCTGCTCTGGCTCGATCGTCAGTTGTGGTTTACACCGCAAGGGTTCAGCCGTTTTCCGCCCGCCCGTCTGGAACAATTTGCCGTGGATGCGCCGGACAGCGGACCGCAGTGGGTGGCCGATCAGATTTTCTACCAAATCTTTCCTGACCGTTTCGCCCGTAGTTCGTCACGCGACATACAGCAGGATAAGGTTTATTACCATCACGCGGCCGGACAGGAGATTGTGCTGCGAGAGTGGGACGAACCGTTGACCGCGCAGGCCGGCGGCTCCACGTTTTATGGCGGCGATCTCGACGGCATCAGCGAAAAGTTGCCGTATCTGAAAAAGCTGGGCGTTACCGCGCTGTACCTGAACCCGATATTCACCGCTCCGAGCGTGCATAAATATGATACCGAGGATTACCGTCACGTTGATCCGCAGTTTGGCGGCGATTCGGCGCTGATGCGACTGCGGCTGAAAACGCAGCAGCAGGGAATGCGGCTGGTGCTGGACGGCGTGTTTAACCACAGCGGCGATTCCCACGCGTGGTTCGATCGCCATCAGCGCGGCTCCGGCGGCGCGTGCCACTATCCGGATTCCCCCTGGCGCGACTGGTACAGTTTTTCACCTGACGGCGTCGCGCTGGACTGGCTGGGCTACTCCAGTCTGCCGAAGCTGGATTATCAGTCCGAAAGTCTGGTCAATGAAATGTATCGCGGTGAAGACAGCATCGTTCGTCACTGGCTGAAGGCGCCGTGGAACATGGACGGCTGGCGGCTCGACGTTGTGCATATGCTGGGAGAAGCGGGTGGCGCGCGTCATAACCTTCAGCATGTCGCTGGGATCACCCGGGCGGCGAAGGAAACGCAGCCAGAAGCCTACGTTTTTGGTGAACACTTTGGTGATGCGCGACAGTGGCTGCAGGCGGATGCAGAAGATGCCGCCATGAACTACCGTGGCTTCACCTTCCCGCTCTGGGGCTTTCTTGCCAACACCGATATCTCCTACGATCCCCAGCAGATAGACGCGCAGACCTGTATGGCGTGGATGGAGAACTACCGCGCCGGCCTCTCTCATCAACAGCAGTTGCGGATGTTTAATCAGCTCGACAGCCACGATACCGCGCGTTTCAAATCGCTATTGGGAAAAGATGTCGCCCGCCTGCCGCTGGCGGTGGTCTGGCTATTTAGCTGGCCCGGTGTGCCCTGTATCTATTACGGTGATGAAGTAGGGCTGGATGGCGATAACGATCCGTTCTGCCGCAAGACGTTTCCCTGGCAGGCGGAAAGACAGGATGCCGCATTGCTTGCCCTGTATCACCGGATGGCGAAGCTGAGGCATAGCATCCTGGCGCTGCGCTATGGCGGATGTCAGGTTCTCTATGCAGAAGATAACGTGGTGGTGTTTTTGCGCGTCCATCAACAGCAGCGCGTGCTGGTGGCCATTAACCGCGGCGAGGCCTGTGAAGTGGTGCTCCCGGCTTCACCGCTGCTGAACGTGACACAATGGTGCTGCAAAGAAGGTAAAGGACAACTGTCTGACAGTATCCTGACGCTGCCGGCAATTTCCGCCACGCTCTGGCTGAATCACTGA
- the proY gene encoding proline-specific permease ProY, with translation MESNNKLKRGLSTRHIRFMALGSAIGTGLFYGSADAIKMAGPSVLLAYIIGGVAAYIIMRALGEMSVHNPSASSFSRYAQENLGPLAGYITGWTYCFEILIVAIADVTAFGIYMGVWFPTVPHWIWVLSVVLIICAINLMSVKVFGELEFWFSFFKVATIIIMIVAGFGIIIWGIGNGGQPTGIHNLWSNGGFFSNGWLGMVMSLQMVMFAYGGIEIIGITAGEAKDPEKSIPRAINSVPMRILVFYVGTLFVIMSIYPWNQVGTDGSPFVLTFQHLGITFAASILNFVVLTASLSAINSDVFGVGRMLHGMAEQGSAPKVFAKTSRRGIPWVTVMVMTIALLFAVYLNYIMPENVFLVIASLATFATVWVWIMILLSQIAFRRRLPPEEVKALKFKVPGGVATTIVGLIFLVFIIGLIGYHPDTRISLYVGCGWIVLLMIGWMFKRRHDRQVAEAQ, from the coding sequence ATGGAAAGTAATAACAAGCTGAAGCGGGGGCTAAGCACCCGACACATTCGCTTTATGGCCCTGGGTTCAGCAATCGGCACCGGACTGTTTTATGGCTCTGCAGATGCCATAAAAATGGCCGGACCGAGCGTGCTGCTGGCATACATTATCGGCGGGGTAGCGGCTTATATCATTATGCGCGCGTTGGGGGAAATGTCCGTACACAACCCTTCCGCCAGCTCATTTTCGCGCTATGCGCAGGAAAACCTCGGCCCACTCGCCGGTTACATCACCGGCTGGACCTACTGCTTTGAAATACTGATTGTCGCCATTGCCGACGTGACCGCGTTTGGCATCTACATGGGCGTCTGGTTTCCGACTGTACCGCACTGGATCTGGGTGCTCAGCGTGGTGCTGATCATCTGCGCCATCAACCTGATGAGCGTGAAAGTGTTTGGCGAACTGGAGTTCTGGTTCTCCTTCTTTAAAGTCGCCACCATTATTATCATGATTGTGGCCGGTTTCGGGATCATCATCTGGGGGATTGGTAACGGCGGGCAACCGACCGGGATCCATAACCTGTGGAGCAACGGCGGCTTCTTTAGCAACGGCTGGCTGGGGATGGTGATGTCACTGCAGATGGTGATGTTCGCCTATGGCGGTATTGAAATTATCGGCATCACCGCCGGGGAAGCGAAGGACCCGGAGAAATCCATTCCGCGCGCCATTAACTCGGTACCGATGCGTATTCTGGTGTTCTACGTGGGGACGCTTTTCGTCATCATGTCTATCTACCCGTGGAACCAGGTAGGAACTGACGGCAGCCCGTTTGTGCTGACCTTCCAGCATCTTGGTATTACTTTTGCCGCCAGCATTCTCAATTTTGTGGTGCTCACCGCGTCACTGTCGGCGATTAACTCTGACGTCTTTGGCGTCGGTCGCATGCTGCACGGGATGGCAGAGCAGGGCAGTGCGCCAAAAGTGTTCGCCAAAACCTCGCGCCGGGGGATCCCATGGGTCACCGTGATGGTGATGACTATCGCCTTGCTGTTCGCGGTGTATCTGAACTACATCATGCCGGAAAACGTCTTCCTGGTGATTGCGTCGCTGGCGACCTTCGCGACGGTATGGGTGTGGATCATGATCCTGCTGTCGCAAATCGCTTTCCGTCGTCGTCTGCCGCCGGAAGAGGTGAAGGCGCTGAAGTTTAAAGTGCCGGGCGGCGTGGCAACGACCATTGTAGGCCTGATTTTCCTTGTCTTTATTATCGGACTGATTGGTTATCATCCGGACACCCGCATTTCGCTGTACGTGGGCTGTGGCTGGATTGTTCTGTTGATGATTGGCTGGATGTTCAAGCGCCGCCACGATCGTCAGGTCGCTGAAGCGCAGTAA